DNA sequence from the Pedobacter schmidteae genome:
GTCTGGCCTGTATTTCTGCAGCTTTTTGAATCAGGATTGGAATTTTAGGTGTTTCAGCCATATTTTCGGTTTAGCACCATAAATTTAAGCATAAACGGTGATTATTTTATTTCATCATGGCCGAAAGGGTATAAGTGCTTATTTCTGTACCCGATTATTGATGCTACCTGAAAACCTGTTAAATCGAAGCAGAAAATGTAACTTGTTGAAATAAAAATGGTTTGATTTAAATGCCTCATAAAATGATGAAAAAACAAATCTATGAAGCGCTTTATATTCGGTATAGCCGGGAGCTTGAACAAGTGGAATCTGCGGGTTACCGCTGCGAGGAAGAATTATCAGCGGTATGGGCTGTTATTAAAATATATCTTTCCGAGCTCAGGGAGCTGGCATTTGCAACTGGTTTTTCTGATCAGCGGGAGGAAATTTTCTTTTTTAAATCTGTCAAGCCGAAGTTCTATGCGGAGAAGATTTTTGTTTTTGAGTTATACCGTATAAACCGGAACAGGCCTGTTGGGACTTCGGAGATGATCTGTACTTACCTGGGAGAGGAATTGCAGCAGATACATCGGTTTTTTCAGCAGTTTGCATTTTTGTACCATTACTATAGCTCTGCTGCGGTGGAATTGGATAGTTTATATTTTGTACGCAGGGCTGAAGTTCCTTTGAGGCTGATAGCTGAAATGCCTGATGGGGATCTGGATTTTTCTACGGCGATGGATAGTCAGTTTGCTAAGTTCATCGCTTTTGAAAGGTTACAACAATACCTTGTTAAGGCACTGGAATCGGTGATGGGAACAGCCTTTATACAAGAACAACCTGCAAAACAGAGTACTTGCGCTGAATTACGCTGGACGGGGGACTCGATCAATTTGGTGGAGCTCGGCTATGCTTTGCATGATACCGGACAGCTCAATAATGGATGTGCGAGCCTTACTGAAATTTTCGCCGGGTTGTCTAAAACCTTCCATGTAGAGATCAAAAAGCCTTCCCGTAGATTTAAGGAGATCGAAAGCCGCAAGCGTATGAGCATAACTGCTTTTATAGACAATATGCGTAAATCAATCCTTAATCGTATTGACCGTAAGAATGAATATGATCCTGAAAAAGAGCAAGAGTTGATGTGGCGGTCTGAACGCAAACGCATGATATTTGAAAGAGATCGGCTGAAAGATAAAATGTAGTACCCGAGGCCTATGGGATTGGAGTTTTAGTTTAGTCGATTTATTTGAATGTAAATGCTGATCTTAGAGATTCCCGCATTAAATATAAAGGATTTGGTGTTTAATGTAGAAATGGTTATATTAGATACTGAGAGCGTTAATTTAAGACCGGAGCTTGTCGCTAGCCAGGTTCCGGTTTATTTTTTGCAAGGTTACACACTGACTTTTGAATGCTCCAACGATTTTCACGCTCTGGTAAATGATAAGGCTTATGGAAGATAATAAAAAAAGGGTTGTGAAAACAATTCAATATCAAACCGCTGTTGCCGATAAAAAATCGGAGAAGATCTATACGGTTACGGTTGAGTTTTTAGAAGTCTCTGATGAAGAGGCCAGGATAAAACGGGGGATAATCGAAAGCATTTTAAAAAAGGAATATCTGCAAAGAAAGACTGACAGGTCATCAGAAGGCTAAGGATATTAAATAGGCACCTGGAAAGCCATCAATATCAGCACCCGTTATACTGTATATCCCAAATAATTTATACATTGGCGGCTTAAACCACTAAAACCAGCTTTTTTCCAAACCCATGACCACAAAACCCCTTGACAACGAGCAGCAGCTAGTGGCCGATATGGCTCGGGGGGACCAGAATGCCTTCAGAAAAATATACGACCACTACAGGCCACTGGTATACAGCTTTTCCCTGAAATACCTCAAATCACCCCAGCAGGCGGAAGAAGTGGTACAGGAGACTTTTCTGAAATTATGGCGTATTGGTGAAGGACTTTCAGCCATCAAACACCTGGATAGCTATATGCTGACCATGAGCCGTAACCGTTGTATGGATGTTTTGCGCCGGATGAAACTGGAAGCGATGCACATAGAGCCTTTAACGGATGATCTGGACAGCTATACCAATGAAACCGAAGAACGCATTTTGTTAAATGATACCAAGAAGTTGCTGGATGAAGCTATTGCCCAGCTGCCACCACAGCAGCAACTGGTTTATACCTTGTGCCACATCCAGGGGCGCAGGCAGGATGAAGTGGCCAGGGAATTACAGTTGTCTCCCGAAACGGTTAAACGTCACATGAAGCTGGCCTTAAAATTCCTGCGGGAGTACCTGGGTACCCATACCGATATCACCATTATCCTGATTATTTTAAAAATAATTTAAAAGGTCATTGACCCCTGGGTATTTTTCTTTCGTCTATATAGAAAAGGGACATTAGCCAATGATTAACTTTAGGCTAATTCTCAAACAAATATGGAACAAAGCAGAATCATATATCTACACCAGCGGTACCTTAACCAAAGCCTTACACTTGAGGAACTAAAGGAATGGAAAGCTATTTTGGATGATCCCGGGCAGGAGCCTTTTTTAAAGGAACTGATGAAGGAAACCTGGGAGGAACTAAAAGCAAAAGGGGCTACGGATATGCCGCAGGAAAGGGCTGAAAGTTTGTTCCTGGAGATTGCGGCTTTACCACAAGATGTAATTAAACGCAGGTTATGGCCGAAAATTGTGACGGTTGCTGCGGCTATGGCATTGATCGTTTCGGGGATGTATTTTTTCAATTACAGGAATGGCCAGACAGATGCTGGTTTGAACACAACTTTGGTACAGGATGTAAAGCCTGGAAAAGTTGGGGCTACGCTGACGCTGGCCAATGGTAAAAAGATCCGTTTGGACGATGCGGTAAATGGAGAGCTGGCCAATGAAGCTGGCGTGTCGATTAGCAAATCTGCGGATGGCCAGTTGGTTTATGAAATAAAGGGAGGGAAGGCTGATCCTGATAGGATGAATACCTTAACTACAGCCAAAGGGGAAACCTATAGGGTGCGTTTGCCAGACGGCTCTTTGGTTTATCTAAATGCCGCATCGAGTTTGACCTATGTTGCTTCTTTAAATGAGCGTGGGAAGCGCGTGGTCAAACTTAGCGGTGAAGGTTATTTCGAAATTGCTAAGGATAAGGCACATCCTTTTGTGGTGAAAACAGACAGGCAGGAGGTGGAAGTATTGGGTACGCATTTTAATGTGAATGCGTATGGGGATGAAGCCGCTGTGAGGACGACTTTGTTGGAAGGGAGTGTCCGGGTGAGTTCTGGGGAGACGAGGCAGGTGTTAAAACCGGGTTTTCAGGCGGTCAATGATGGGCGCTTGATAAAAGTGGCGGAGGTAAATACGGAGAATGTGGTGGACTGGAAAGACGGGGATTTTTACTTTGAAAATGTGGATTTCCGTTCGGTGATGAGAAAGATTGGCCGCTGGTATGATGTGGAGCTGGTGTATGATAGTTCGGTGCCGGATAGGATAGCGTCCAATGGGGTGATTTCCCGTGATAAGGATTTGTCGGCGGTATTGAAATTAATTGAGAGTTCGGGGCAGGTGCATTTCAGGATCGAGGGGAGGAAAGTATATATCACTAAATAACGTTCATCAATTTTTAACAGTTAACAGGAGTATTCACTAAAAAGCGGTAGCGATGAACAAACTTTTACGACAGGGAATTTAAAGGAGTAAGCAAACCAGAAGTGCGGGCACCCCTGGTTTGTGTCTGGATCAATTATTTAACAAAAAATGTCAACCGCAGGTTGCCGTAGTTTTCGAAGACAGGAGGCAGGCTGCATAGAACCAAACTGAACAAATGTACGATAAAATATCACCATTTGGTAGGCTTCGGCTGTACCAGAAAATTATGCTGATTATGCGATTAACCACCGTGATACTGATAGCATCTTTGATTCAGGTGAGTGCGGCTACTTTCGGGCAGCGCATTACACTGAATAAATCCAATGTGCCTTTGTTTTCTGTGCTCAAGGAGATCAGGAAGCAAAGTGGCTATGATTTCTATTATGATGCGAACACGATTTCCCAGGACCAGAGGGTGAGTGTTGCGGTGTCGAATGCGACAATTGAGGAGACTTTGGTCAGTGCTTTGAATGGCCTGGACCTGGTTTATCAGATTGATGGAAGGACGGTTTCTATAAAGAAGAAAGAGGAGCCTACCTTTCTGGATCGCCTGGCTAGGCGCTGGGCTAATATTGATGTTAGGGGTAAGGTTTATGGCGAGAATGACCAGGTATTAGCGGGGGCTTCGGTCAGGGTGAAGGGGACGAAACTGGCGACGACTACAGATGCCAGGGGGGAGTTTTATTTGGGTAGTGTGGATGAAAACGCTGTGCTGGAAGTTTCCTTTATTGGATATGTGACAAGGGAGATGAAGGTGGCTAAAGATATGGGAGTGATTAGGCTGGAGATGACAAACAATGATTTGTCGGAAATTGCAGTAGTTTCCACGGGATACC
Encoded proteins:
- a CDS encoding RteC domain-containing protein; the protein is MMKKQIYEALYIRYSRELEQVESAGYRCEEELSAVWAVIKIYLSELRELAFATGFSDQREEIFFFKSVKPKFYAEKIFVFELYRINRNRPVGTSEMICTYLGEELQQIHRFFQQFAFLYHYYSSAAVELDSLYFVRRAEVPLRLIAEMPDGDLDFSTAMDSQFAKFIAFERLQQYLVKALESVMGTAFIQEQPAKQSTCAELRWTGDSINLVELGYALHDTGQLNNGCASLTEIFAGLSKTFHVEIKKPSRRFKEIESRKRMSITAFIDNMRKSILNRIDRKNEYDPEKEQELMWRSERKRMIFERDRLKDKM
- a CDS encoding RNA polymerase sigma factor translates to MTTKPLDNEQQLVADMARGDQNAFRKIYDHYRPLVYSFSLKYLKSPQQAEEVVQETFLKLWRIGEGLSAIKHLDSYMLTMSRNRCMDVLRRMKLEAMHIEPLTDDLDSYTNETEERILLNDTKKLLDEAIAQLPPQQQLVYTLCHIQGRRQDEVARELQLSPETVKRHMKLALKFLREYLGTHTDITIILIILKII
- a CDS encoding FecR family protein, yielding MEQSRIIYLHQRYLNQSLTLEELKEWKAILDDPGQEPFLKELMKETWEELKAKGATDMPQERAESLFLEIAALPQDVIKRRLWPKIVTVAAAMALIVSGMYFFNYRNGQTDAGLNTTLVQDVKPGKVGATLTLANGKKIRLDDAVNGELANEAGVSISKSADGQLVYEIKGGKADPDRMNTLTTAKGETYRVRLPDGSLVYLNAASSLTYVASLNERGKRVVKLSGEGYFEIAKDKAHPFVVKTDRQEVEVLGTHFNVNAYGDEAAVRTTLLEGSVRVSSGETRQVLKPGFQAVNDGRLIKVAEVNTENVVDWKDGDFYFENVDFRSVMRKIGRWYDVELVYDSSVPDRIASNGVISRDKDLSAVLKLIESSGQVHFRIEGRKVYITK